CTGAGAAGCTGTACAAGAAGCTTACTCGAGTAAAATCCGGAAGCATATCTCGTAGGCGTGATGGGTTTCTAGGGATGTTTGGGAAGAATGTTGATGTGGTTGACCATTACCAAAAGAAGCTTGACAAGTTAGAAGACGACATGAGATTGAAACAGTCTTTATTAGCAGGAGAGGTGAGGATTTTGCTTTATGTGACGATTGCATTCTTGAACATATTCATAattcattccttttttttttgcaaaacccTTTAGGAAGTTCCAGCTGCTTTCGTTTCCTTTAGGACAAGACATGGTGCTGCAATAGCAACAAACATTCAGCAAGGTCTAGATCCAACACAATGGCTGACTGAGAGAGCCCCGGAGCCTAGTGATGTTCATTGGCCATTTTTCACTGCATCGTTTGTGAGAAGATGGATCTCCAATGTGGTGGTGCTCGTGGCTTTCGTAACTCTGTTAATCCTATACATTGTCCCTGTTGTAGTGGTTCAAGGTCTTGCTAATCTTCACCAGTTAGAGACTTGGTTCCCTTTTCTAACAGGCTTATTAAATATGTAAGTAAAGCCCTAATTAGATAAAAGATGGTTTCTTTGTTTCAGTTGAACCAACTACAAaaagctttttttcttcttatgattGCAGGAAAATCGTGAGCACAGTGATTACGGGATATCTTCCGAGTCTAATTTTCCAGCTTTTCCTTTTGACAGTACCACCCATTATGCTTCTACTTTCCTCAATGCAAGGATTCAATTCTCATAGCCAGATCGAGAAATCTGCATGTATCAAGCTTCTAATCTTTACCGTGTGGAACagtttttttacaaatgtaCTGTCCGGATCTGCTCTTTATCGTGTTAATGTGTTCCTTGAACCTAAGACTATTCCTCGTGTGCTTGCTGCAGCTGTGCCAGCACAGGTAATGAACACAAAACCCAGTTTTGAggtttccacaattttttttttttcagaccaTGAGTTATGTTTAATCATTGGTGCAGGCATCTTTCTTTGTATCTTATGTTGTGACATCTGGATGGACTGGTTTATCATCAGAAGTCCTACGTTTGGTTCCTCTTCTTtggaatttaataaataaactttTCGGCAAGGAAGATGACAAAGAATTTGAAGTTccttcaactcctttctgccaAGAAATCCCAAAGATTCTATTTTTTGGACTTCTCGGTATAACTTACTTCTTCCTTTCGCCATTGATACTGCCGTTCTTGTTGGGTTACTATTGTCTTGGATATGTCATCTACCGCAACCAGGTAACTGAACCAATCTTACTCTTCAGCATTTTTATGTAGGgagtttattataatataatatctaaGATGATTCCAATTGGATGTTTGTGGACAATGCTAAGTATATCCTCTGTTGATGCTCCTCAAAACTTTGATAAAGCTATATAGGAATATCTGCTCTATAATCTATGAATCAGCTACACATCCTTTGGTATATGGAATCTCACTTTTATCGTTTCTTAATGTGTAATCTCTTTTCTAGATTCTCGAATAGCATATTTAAACCGAAAGTCCCTTTTGAAGCTTAAGTCATGACAAAAACGTTACATCAAGAATCCATATTCTCGTCACTTAATTCGTTTTTGCCTTAATGAATCCATTGCAACTTGGTGATAGAGATAACTTCACCTTATTGGTCCTTTTGTGTTGCAGCTCCTAAACGTATATGCGGCCAAGTATGAAACTGGTGGAAAGTTTTGGCCAATAGTACACAGCTACACTATCTTCTCTTTGGTACTAATGCACATAATTGCAGTCGGANGTTGGGTCAAAAGAGCACTGGAACCTACCAATGATGAAATCCTTTCCAATCTTGGCTTAGATGCTTTGGTCTTCGTTCGTGTTTTTGTCTTCAGGTGATTTGATTCATCCAGAATCTGctttaaagtttgatttttttttttctcttgacaAAATGATTTGAAACTTCAACGCATTTTCTTGACAGTATAAGAGTGTTTAGCTTTGCTTCTGTGGTTGGAATCTTCATACTTCTTCCGGTTAATTATATGGGCACCGAGTTTGAAGAGTTTTTTGACCTGCCAAAGAAGTCTATGGATAACTTCAGCATTTCTAATGTCAACGATGGATCAAATAAGTAAGAAATCAAAGCTATGCCTAAACAAAAGTATCCTGTTTTATTATTATCCTTGACTAATTTCTTATGCTTGTATGTGTTTTTGCTTCAGGCTGTGGATCCACTTTTGCGCAATATACATCTTCACTGCAGTTGTTTGCTCTCTACTTTACCATGTAAGAAGCCTTTTGTTTTTTNTATTGCCAAAGACGGTTTTTACCAAATTTCAGATCGTATCCTACCGAGGTAAAGGCTTTATAGAGTTTAGAGAATCACTTGTTGCTGCAAGGGTAGGAATGTGGCTAGATACTAAAGTGTATACGTTTATAAAGTTTAGAGAATCACTTATGCATAGTAGTTAGTATGTAGTCTGGATCTTTTGCAGTCTCAAATATAACTGTCAGAGTACAGTGTATACGTTTTTTCTCATAACCTTTaaaatggtgatgatgatgatgatgttttttAACCTTTTGCAGTGTCTGgtaaacaaagacaaagaagacgAGAGAGACCAAAACATGTCTGAATTCTATTCGAAACTTGTTGTTGCTTATAGAGATCCTGCGCTTTCGGAATCACAGAACTCACGAGACATCTCACCTTAAGATCCTCCGCTTCATCATTCACGTTTACGCGCCCGAGAAGAAAAGCTTTTACTTGAACTTTTGAAGTTTGCTGCATATACAATTATACATGTTGATGGTGTATGTTAGTTACTACTATACACATACTAAACCGGTTGTCTTGTACATTGGGTAGTAACCGAGTTTTGTATTTAGACCACATGACCACAAATCtcagtactttttttttgttttttgattctttttttatataatgaagTGAAAATTGATTGGTAGTAACGGTTTAATCATTAACAGTTTAACACAAGTGACTTGCTAAACAGAGAATAATTAGCAAAAAGATGAAAGCTGATGACTCAATGCCACGTCCCCGTAAGGGTATTTCTTGTAATTAAATGTAACTCTGGGGGCAGTTTTATTAAAGAGTAATCCGTTTATGgcaacaaaaatcaaataattttctcTGTTGCGCCTTATAGGCTACAGACACAAGCAACGACGAGACGAGACgagtcgagagagagagagagagaggtgaagaatctctcaaatttttctgggtttaagcTGATCTGGTGGATCTCAATCTTACTCTTAGCTCATAAATTTTAgagctttttgtgtttttgtcttctttgctGCATTTTTGGTTCTGAAGGTGAATTTGTTTTGGTAAGTTTCGTATATCTCTCAATCTTCtaatttcagaaattaaaaattctcGCTTTTTTTTGCAAATCGGGTGtgttttgattcttcttgttCCCTCTATCGGGTACGAGAGATCCATTACTAGTAATCCTCTCTGCAATTGAATTATTAGGGTTCTTTATTCCGATTTGGGGATTGTTGGGATATTGCTATTTTTAAGCTCTCTTAGTTTTtggttaattctttttttttttttatactctaTAAATTCCTTGTCTTTTTTACGTTCCTTGAtcctcattaaaaaaaaaacgaagcaATTGAGTGGTGAAATGTGAATATATTAGCAAGAATCAAGGATTTTGATTGGGTAAGTTAAGTGAAATTTAGTAACCTATCGATCACTGAATCTTCAGATTGTCAAAAgtacgtttttgttttgtttataatactCTTTTTGCAGTTTGTTCTGTGTTTTGTGTAGTAGATCTGATTATATATAACTCTTTTGGGGTTTGactctttttaatttg
The Camelina sativa cultivar DH55 chromosome 15, Cs, whole genome shotgun sequence DNA segment above includes these coding regions:
- the LOC104747960 gene encoding CSC1-like protein HYP1, with amino-acid sequence MLLSALLTSVGINLGLCFLFFTLYSILRKQPANVTVYGPRLVKDGNSQQSNAFNLERLLPTAGWVKRALEPTNDEILSNLGLDALVFVRVFVFSIRVFSFASVVGIFILLPVNYMGTEFEEFFDLPKKSMDNFSISNVNDGSNKLWIHFCAIYIFTAVVCSLLYHEHQYISSKRIAHLYSSKPQPHEFTVLVSGVPLVSGNSISETVENFFREYHSSTYLSHIVVHRTDKLKVLMNDAEKLYKKLTRVKSGSISRRRDGFLGMFGKNVDVVDHYQKKLDKLEDDMRLKQSLLAGEEVPAAFVSFRTRHGAAIATNIQQGLDPTQWLTERAPEPSDVHWPFFTASFVRRWISNVVVLVAFVTLLILYIVPVVVVQGLANLHQLETWFPFLTGLLNMKIVSTVITGYLPSLIFQLFLLTVPPIMLLLSSMQGFNSHSQIEKSACIKLLIFTVWNSFFTNVLSGSALYRVNVFLEPKTIPRVLAAAVPAQASFFVSYVVTSGWTGLSSEVLRLVPLLWNLINKLFGKEDDKEFEVPSTPFCQEIPKILFFGLLGITYFFLSPLILPFLLGYYCLGYVIYRNQLLNVYAAKYETGGKFWPIVHSYTIFSLVLMHIIAVGXWVKRALEPTNDEILSNLGLDALVFVPFCFXYCQRRFLPNFRSYPTECLVNKDKEDERDQNMSEFYSKLVVAYRDPALSESQNSRDISP